The following coding sequences lie in one Aspergillus luchuensis IFO 4308 DNA, chromosome 8, nearly complete sequence genomic window:
- a CDS encoding uncharacterized protein (COG:S;~EggNog:ENOG410Q2WJ), giving the protein MIYQIVSLQSPNPTTIITTIPTSSSPSKMNPPNLLPHNPHHHHHHHHHHHHHHHQPPTLTTYLTHLPFLPLHDRITSLHHLSQSLTPQITPTGTRLINHPSFTGPAPLDHLGTIYITTGRDCVANNADLSTRILHADVGALLESIYEKSRELLDAGIQDGSVVLSEENKLRDGAGACCRGEPEVMFREGWAVEEALWFYRVDFESRWEVADRDGERVLFRASVGMLERAAEWEEDGEGM; this is encoded by the coding sequence ATGATCTATCAAATTGTCAGTCTTCAATCTccaaaccccaccaccatcattacCACCATTCCCACATCATCAAGCCCATCCAAAATGaaccccccaaacctcctcccccacaacccccatcatcatcatcatcatcatcatcatcatcatcatcatcaccaccaacccccaaCCCTAACAACCTACCTAAcccacctccccttcctccccctccacgacCGCATCACCTCTCTACACCATCTATCCCAATCTCTCACTCCCCAAATAACCCCCACGGGCACACGCCTCATCAACCACCCATCCTTCACCGGCCCCGCACCCCTCGACCACCTCGGCACCATCTACATCACGACCGGTCGCGACTGCGTGGCCAACAACGCCGACTTGTCCACACGCATCCTGCACGCCGACGTCGGCGCGCTTCTCGAATCCATCTATGAAAAGAGCAGAGAGTTGCTGGATGCCGGTATCCAGGACGGGAGCGTCGTCTTGTCCGAGGAGAATAAGCTGCGGGACGGTGCGGGGGCGTGTTGTCGTGGGGAACCGGAGGTGATGTTTCGGGAGGGGTGGGCGGTCGAAGAGGCGTTGTGGTTTTATAGAGTGGATTTTGAGAGTAGATGGGAGGTTGCGGATcgggatggggagagggtgttgTTTAGGGCGAGTGttgggatgttggagaggGCGGCGGagtgggaggaagatggggaggggatgtag
- a CDS encoding D-2-hydroxyacid dehydrogenase family protein (COG:C;~EggNog:ENOG410PM3V;~InterPro:IPR006140,IPR036291,IPR006139,IPR029753;~PFAM:PF00389,PF02826;~go_function: GO:0016616 - oxidoreductase activity, acting on the CH-OH group of donors, NAD or NADP as acceptor [Evidence IEA];~go_function: GO:0051287 - NAD binding [Evidence IEA];~go_process: GO:0055114 - oxidation-reduction process [Evidence IEA]) yields MPPKVAILDDYQNISPRHFAHLTSRVDISYFPDTLNPRDPAQHKQLIQRLYPFDVIVTQRERTPFSKETLSALPNLKLLLTTGTRNLALDSAYCAERGIPVAGTKYRLSGVHSTVQHTWALILGAARHIARDDAAIKRGEWQGSLGLSLAGRTLGLLGVGKLGAQVGRVAVQAFGMKVIAWSTNLTQEKADEQAEAMGLPAGSFEAIPKKLDFFQQADVVSLHNVLSERSRGIVGREELGAMKKSALLVNTSRGPLVDETALLETLNRGGIAAAALDVFETEPLPADSPWRTTAWGKDGRSEVLLTPHMGYVDEQIHGWYEEVAQNLERWLNGQEFTVRLN; encoded by the coding sequence ATGCCTCCCAAAGTCGCCATTCTCGATGACTACCAGAACATCTCCCCCCGGCACTTTGCCCACCTGACCTCCCGCGTCGACATCAGCTACTTCCCCGACACTCTGAACCCGCGCGACCCCGCCCAGCACAAGCAACTCATCCAGCGCCTGTACCCATTTGATGTTATCGTCACTCAGCGCGAACGCACTCCCTTCTCCAAGGAGACCTTGTCCGCGCTCCCCAAcctcaagctcctcctcaccaccggcACGCGCAACCTCGCCTTGGACTCCGCCTACTGCGCGGAGCGGGGCATCCCCGTCGCAGGCACAAAGTACCGCCTCAGCGGCGTCCACTCCACAGTGCAACACACGTGGGCACTGATCCTCGGAGCAGCGCGACACATTGCGCGCGACGATGCAGCCATCAAACGCGGCGAATGGCAGGGATCACTCGGTCTGTCGCTGGCAGGCAGAACGCTTGGGTTGCTCGGTGTCGGGAAGCTCGGGGCGCAGGTGGGGCGGGTAGCAGTCCAGGCATTCGGGATGAAGGTGATTGCGTGGTCGACGAACCTAACGCAGGAGAAAGCGGACGAGCAAGCAGAGGCGATGGGATTACCTGCGGGTAGCTTTGAGGCTATTCCTAAGAAGCTGGATTTCTTCCAGCAGGCGGATGTGGTGAGTTTACATAATGTTCTGTCGGAGCGGAGTCGGGGAATCGTGGGGCGGGAGGAGCTCGgagcgatgaagaagtcggccCTTCTTGTGAACACGTCACGCGGCCCGTTGGTGGACGAGACGGCGTTGTTGGAGACGCTGAATCGGGGTGGGATTGCCGCGGCGGCGTTGGATGTGTTTGAGACCGAGCCGTTGCCGGCTGATAGTCCGTGGAGAACGACGGCGTGGGGGAAGGATGGGCGGAGTGAGGTGCTCTTGACACCGCATATGGGATATGTGGATGAGCAGATCCATGGGTGGTATGAAGAAGTGGCCCAGAATCTGGAGCGGTGGTTGAATGGACAGGAGTTTACGGTGCGGTTGAATTGA
- a CDS encoding uncharacterized protein (COG:S;~EggNog:ENOG410PNZM;~InterPro:IPR001214;~go_function: GO:0005515 - protein binding [Evidence IEA]) — protein MATTMTATTTTTTTTAQEPTPTHPHLIQVNRSPIPFASGAYSLVSAPAGSLLCKITGTTPSKKAYTSVQTGRDSHIELNSDLVYCNHSCDPTVNFDMHNMEVRVVDNRDLKAGEPLTFFYPSTEWEMDQPFECTCGSGEKCKGRIDGAKNLSTEVLGEYWLNPHIAEMVAEREAGRN, from the coding sequence ATGGCAACCACAATGAcagccacaaccaccaccactacaacaacagcacAAGAACCCACTCCCACTCACCCCCACCTAATCCAAGTCAACCGCAGCCCAATTCCCTTCGCCAGCGGGGCATACAGTCTGGTCTCCGCACCCGCCGGCTCCCTGCTATGCAAAATCACCGGAACTACGCCGTCCAAGAAAGCCTACACATCTGTGCAAACGGGACGGGACAGCCACATTGAGCTGAACTCCGACCTGGTGTACTGCAACCACTCGTGCGATCCGACAGTCAACTTCGACATGCACAACATGGAGGTACGGGTGGTTGACAACCGCGACTTGAAGGCGGGGGAACCGTTGACATTCTTCTACCCGTCAACGGAGTGGGAGATGGATCAGCCGTTTGAGTGTACGTGTGGCAGTGGGGAGAAATGTAAGGGGCGGATTGATGGTGCGAAGAACTTGAGTACAGAGGTGTTGGGGGAGTATTGGTTGAACCCGCATATTGCTGAGATGGTGGCTGAGAGGGAGGCGGGGAGAAACTAG
- a CDS encoding uncharacterized protein (COG:F;~EggNog:ENOG410PK7I;~InterPro:IPR011059,IPR006680,IPR032466;~PFAM:PF01979;~go_function: GO:0016787 - hydrolase activity [Evidence IEA];~go_function: GO:0016810 - hydrolase activity, acting on carbon-nitrogen (but not peptide) bonds [Evidence IEA]) — protein MPSTILLQNATILVPSGDDVTPLREHSLLIEGNKIAQISSHIAPPSADTQVIDCTGKIVSPCFIDTHHHLWQTQLKGRHADHTLIEYMPTGNLQQINYSPEDIFWGQLAGCLEALDAGTTTVVDHAHLNVTAAHSLHGLQATVSSGIRSIFCYTPTHTVKSWKPEIVPGGNFLDDWVVKQLSDLAAAAPYGDGRVEIGLGFDGVMLPKDVVVSLYDRARKAGTKVITTHYVRGHFNDVSYVDLLDSYGLLGPDIILSHATNLTSSDVEKLSKAKSWVSSTPGSELQMAHGYPVCFQEGCSKISSLGIDCHSSTSSDMVTAMRLGLQAERARRNEEVIASGKTPRSLDLSIQDVFRLATIQGARTLHMEDKLGSIGVGKLADLVIFDGTSPGMVCASEQDPVAAIVLHSSIRDIDTVIVDGQVRKNNGRLAPVEISPSFSEVHIPKQKVEWGHVAQKLIASRQSIEEARVKTGATDLDSMVSASLKLFHADQARFV, from the exons ATGCCTTCTACGATCTTGCTCCAGAACGCGACCATTCTCGTCCCGTCCGGGGATGATGTTACACCACTCCGCGAGCACTCTCTGTTGATTGAGGGGAACAAGATAGCGCAGATCTCGTCGCATATTGCACCTCCATCGGCCGACACTCAGGTTATCGACTGCACGGGCAAGATTGTGTCGCCTTGTTTTATTGATACGCACCATCATCTGTGGCAGACACAGCTCAAGGGACGTCATGCCGACCATACCTTGATAGAGTATATGCCCACTG GAAACCTTCAACAAATCAATTATTCACCCGAAGATATCTTCTGGGGCCAGCTCGCAGGCTGTCTAGAGGCCTTGGATGCCGGCACCACAACGGTCGTAGATCATGCCCATCTGAATGTCACGGCCGCTCATT CTTTGCATGGCCTCCAAGCCACGGTCTCATCCGGCATTAGATCAATTTTCTGCTACACTCCCACTCACACTGTCAAGTCATGGAAGCCGGAAATTGTACCTGGCGGAAATTTTCTAGATGATTGGGTGGTAAAGCAGCTGAGTGAtctcgctgctgcagctccttATGGAGACGGCAGAGTTGAAATAGGGTTGGGCTTCGATGGGGTCATGCTCCCAAAGGATGTCGTGGTATCACTTTACGACAGAGCCCGCAAAGCAGGCACGAAGGTTATAACTACGCACTACGTTCGGGGGCACTTCA ACGACGTTTCATatgttgatcttcttgatagCTATGGTCTGCTCGGACCAGATATCATCCTTTCCCACGCAACAAATCTCACATCAAGCGACGTCGAGAAGCTGTCCAAGGCAAAATCATGGGTCTCTTCCACCCCAGGATCGGAACTGCAGATGGCACATGGATACCCAGTCTGCTTCCAGGAGGGATGTAGTAAAATAAGTTCTCTCGGAATCGACTGTCATAGCAGCACTTCTAGCGACATGGTTACCGCTATGCGTCTTGGGTTGCAAGCCGAACGAGCTCGTCGGAACGAAGAGGTCATTGCCAGTGGAAAGACTCCCCGCTCGTTGGACCTCTCCATACAAGACGTTTTCCGTCTGGCAACCATTCAGGGTGCCCGTACCCTACATATGGAAGATAAGTTGGGCTCGATTGGAGTGGGGAAGCTTGCCGATCTAGTCATCTTCGACGGAACCAGCCCGGGGATGGTGTGCGCGAGTGAGCAGGACCCGGTTGCAGCTATTGTCCTTCACTCGTCAATTCGTGATATCGATACCGTCATTGTCGACGGTCAGGTGCGTAAGAATAATGGTCGACTGGCACCCGTGGAGATAAGCCCGTCGTTCTCGGAGGTCCATATACCCAAGCAAAAGGTGGAATGGGGTCATGTGGCGCAGAAACTGATTGCCAGTCGGCAGAGCATCGAGGAAGCCAGGGTCAAGACTGGTGCCACTGACCTGGATTCCATGGTTTCAGCATCGCTCAAGCTATTTCACGCGGATCAGGCACGGTTTGTATGA
- a CDS encoding uncharacterized protein (COG:S;~EggNog:ENOG410PR3H) — protein MTPRRSSKRVGRPRLDTTATTTNSTAILSPNRRTQVRRAQRTYRLKKEAVFRKAIDRAEQLEARFRIVREEVAGLLADVATEDHQLHPTIHTRLKRLHEILLSDDGDDTPVATSTNDTTPLCSSSSSSTASDQSPSAHHHHHQQPTYPNNNHPLIPNQPLTPLPTKHHTYAFHEPRFLRKLHRYTLEHAYRLFTDPRSNPSTIYRVFRLVPCIRDPQKTQPRFQQLLTGGCTDPLEVPGLPFYGIGGAGTHFRGVDGDVPQNRRMPGRVLGVMSSSSSSRKSRDDMLEMYGLGGTWFDCRDVEGFLGLMGVDITHGGMFLRCSGIGDAVGEYVLDVEGFFSRLLPGLVILGRTPGFREVDVRRALQGSVRRVDRI, from the exons ATGACACCCCGTCGATCAAGCAAACGAGTAGGACGGCCCCGTCTagacaccaccgccaccactaccaacagcaccgccattctctctcccaaTCGTCGCACCCAAGTCCGTCGTGCTCAGCGCACATACCGActcaagaaggaagccgTGTTCCGAAAAGCGATCGACAGAGCCGAGCAGCTTGAAGCGAGATTCCGCATCGTCAGGGAAGAGGTAGCAGGGTTACTCGCTGATGTCGCCACTGAGGACCACCAACTACATCCTACAATCCATACTCGCTTGAAACGACTTCATGAGATTCTCCTGTCCGATGACGGTGATGACACTCCCGTCGCAACCAGCACAAACGATACTACACCATTatgctcttcctcatcctcatccacagcATCAGATCAATCTCCATCcgcacatcatcatcatcaccaacaaccaacatACCCCAATAACAACCACCCTCTAATCCCTAACCAACCACTCACGCCCCTCCCAACAAAACACCACACCTACGCCTTCCACGAACCCCGTTTCTTGCGCAAACTCCACCGCTACACCCTCGAGCACGCCTACCGCCTCTTCACCGACCCGCgctccaacccatccaccatctaCCGCGTCTTCCGCCTGGTGCCTTGCATCCGAGATCCGCAGAAGACCCAACCGCGCTTCCAGCAGCTCTTGACGGGCGGGTGTACCGATCCGCTAGAGGTGCCGGGATTACCCTTCTACGGTATTGGCGGCGCGGGTACGCATTTCCGGGGTGTTGACGGGGATGTACCGCAGAATAGGAGGATGCCAgggagggtgttgggggtgatgagcagtagtagtagtagtaggaagaGTAGGGATGATATGCTGGAGATGTATGGACTTGGAGGGACGTGGTTTGATTGTCGTGATGTAGAAGGGTTTttggggttgatgggggtggaTATTACTCATGGGGGGATGTTTCTGAGGTGTAGTGGGATTGGAGATGCTGTGGGGGAGTATGTTTTGGATGTTGAGGGGTTCTTTTCGA GGCTTCTTCCTGGGCTTGTGATCCTTGGTCGTACGCCAGGGTTtagggaggtggatgttaGGCGAGCGTTGCAGGGTtcggtgaggagggtggatcgtatataa
- a CDS encoding uncharacterized protein (COG:S;~EggNog:ENOG410Q2VT) yields MTIEEAHAIITQLQELEFPYAFAKARRMALLKAGGIPTMSKLFAVTGQNNRRNAGKRAVDTEILLRESQSQRRDSDRYATAVARMNYLHARYRRANKITDDDLLHTLGDGLAEILNVIEREECGVSRTWRSVLWGYSTRIWYEERVARFTATNDQYVRVYVDSALPRLVRPVVRRMLGAGLDEVMRLSLGLESPGYLLSFVINLVQTSRKLFLRYLALPRPAFRAVKLVHDMPNQETKLYNFERKVLQPWYIRPTVWSKWGPGALLVRLFGGKVPGSRGDRYQPQGYDLMTIGPEPQRGRGVEEMRSDIEVIKARGVAMCPFSKAKFDHLGAN; encoded by the exons ATGACCATTGAAGAAGCACACGCAATCATAACCCAACTACAAGAGCTGGAATTTCCCTATGCGTTTGCCAAGGCTCGTCGTATGGCTCTTTTGAAG GCCGGAGGCATCCCCACCATGTCGAAGCTATTCGCCGTGACAGGCCAGAATAACCGGCGAAACGCGGGTAAACGCGCCGTCGACACGGAGATTCTTCTCCGAGAGTCGCAGTCCCAGCGGAGAGATTCGGATCGCTATGCGACTGCTGTGGCGAGGATGAATTATCT CCACGCGCGCTACCGCCGCGCCAACAAAATCACCGATGATGATCTCCTGCATACACTCGGCGATGGACTCGCTGAGATTCTCAACGTCATTGAGCGGGAAGAGTGCGGGGTCTCACGGACGTGGAGATCTGTGCTCTGGGGATATTCCACAAGAATCTGG TATGAGGAGCGGGTTGCGAGGTTTACGGCTACGAATGATCAGTATGTTCGTGTTTATGTGGACTCTGCGCTTCCGCGGTTGGTGAGGCCTGTGGTGAGGCGGATGTTGGGTGCTGGGTTGGATGAGGTGATGAGGTTGAGTTTGGG TCTCGAATCCCCAGGATATCTCTTATCATTCGTGATAAACCTCGTGCAAACCTCACGGAAACTGTTTCTGCGATATCTCGCCCTTCCGCGTCCGGCTTTCCGTGCCGTCAAATTAGTGCATGATATGCCGAATCAGGAGACGAAGTTGTACAATTTTGAGAGAAAAGTCCTGCAACCGTGGTATATTCGACCTACTGTCTGGTCGAAATGGGGTCCTGGAGCATTGCTAGTCAGGTTGTTCGGAGGCAAGGTACCTGGTTCGCGTGGAGACCGGTATCAACCACAAGGATACGATCTGATGACGATTGGGCCGGAGCCAcaaaggggaaggggagtggaggagatgagaagTGATATTGAGGTGATCAAGGCGAGGGGGGTAGCGATGTGTCCGTTTTCAAAGGCCAAGTTCGATCACCTTGGTGCAAACTGA
- a CDS encoding Zn(II)2Cys6 transcription factor domain-containing protein (COG:S;~EggNog:ENOG410Q2CS;~InterPro:IPR036864,IPR001138;~PFAM:PF00172;~go_function: GO:0000981 - DNA-binding transcription factor activity, RNA polymerase II-specific [Evidence IEA];~go_function: GO:0008270 - zinc ion binding [Evidence IEA];~go_process: GO:0006355 - regulation of transcription, DNA-templated [Evidence IEA]) — protein sequence MAQQGSGKPFRPIAPRRIPEPPTPAAAPEEGKIKRASTACGECKRRRTKCSADTTGTPCAECALHDRECVIDEFADKRRKVAAKRAQEDLKYYRGFVEQLLEALRSGDRATIDGILDVIRSGATHDEIRAVIARSAPKDEINIPDGVDSVATDGNNSTPASSRPDGLPNDEQ from the exons ATGGCCCAACAAGGGTCTGGGAAACCTTTTCGTCCCATTGCCCCAAGGAGGATTCCAGAACCTCCAACCCCGGCTGCTGCGCCCgaggaggggaaaataaAGCGCGCTTCTACGGCTTGCGGGGAATGTAAACGACGTCGAACGAAG TGTAGTGCAGATACAACAGGGACGCCGTGCGCTGAATGTGCTCTTCACGACCGGGAGTGCGTGATCGATGAATTCGCCGACAAGCGACGTAAAGTCGCGGCCAAGCGTGCCCAGGAGGATCTGAAATATTACCGTGGCTTTGTGGAACAACTTCTCGAGGCGCTACGATCTGGTGATCGTGCCACCATCGACGGCATTCTCGACGTCATCCGATCGGGCGCAACTCATGATGAAATCCGGGCCGTTATTGCTCGCTCCGCCCCGAAAGATGAGATAAATATACCTGACGGGGTGGATTCCGTGGCAACAGacggcaacaacagcacGCCGGCGAGCTCCAGGCCGGATGGTTTACCGAATGACGAGCAATAA
- the SRC1 gene encoding putative sister chromatid separation protein (Src1) (COG:S;~EggNog:ENOG410PHGI;~InterPro:IPR018996,IPR025856,IPR041885;~PFAM:PF12949,PF09402;~TransMembrane:2 (o345-362i557-576o)) — MADALEYLAPDFDLNSLTVPRLRSILVSHDVPYPASAKKAQLISILEAEVMPQARKLLRERERVRRTSEGITDMGSRATSVVSDYDDQRGTPARDSMPPPPTPSTVSTATGRRGRSRASVRASTADTEERNATATPSVSSRKSIPRSQSRRYRTSDTEPQEDMLATPVATDTMTPRKSTARKPRRSEMTPSVNPEPPVSAIKLEPKEESVFTDDNPFQSGSPARWEYKSPRPSSHRSERKSSSRFSLESPALSSGLRSRKSVTPADLHDQHGATPSKRSPFELPISNMRTPPQNFDPIKYEEDSDFSAGEEFTPDEQLALEREHADLMYSAPSRRPQKQGTASRAAPWVILVLLFASFGAWWRKEKIEIGFCGIGKPTWSLAETRVPEWANVLEPQCEPCPPHAFCYPNFEARCEHDFLLKAHPLSLGGLVPLPPTCEPDSEKARRVKAVADKALEALRDRRAKWECGELAQDEEGTVGAEISESDLKQEVGRQRRKGMSDTEFDDLWKGALGEVIGREEVVTRMKQPSSVLTLTSTSVSRLPLTCAFRRNIRLSLVAYRFPLSVLALCAFVVLYARSRVRARRSDMARVPELVATTLDRLATQAALHARGAAREPYIPIGQLRDDVLRSELRGSRREALWKRVRSVVEGNANVRASVREGRGGDVARVWEWIGGIGSVRSEIEGSTATGRESGKVHFSPLPAEQSRDQPVGEATLAQSPGESRKWDEGRPIY, encoded by the exons ATGGCGGACGCTCTGGAGTATCTCGCTCCGGATTTTGATCTCAATTCCCTCACCGTACCGCGTCTGCGATCCATCCTTGTCAGCCACGATGTTCCCTACCCTGCTTCGGCCAAAAAGGCCCAACTTATCAGCATCCTGGAGGCGGAAGTTATGCCCCAGGCCCGAAAGCTATTGAGAGAGCGCGAGAGAGTCAGGAGAACCAGCGAGGGTATCACAGACATGGGAAGTCGCGCGACGTCAGTTGTGAGCGACTATGACGACCAGCGCGGAACTCCGGCGAGAGACTCGATGCCACCCCCGCCTACACCGTCTACGGTATCGACAGCCACTGGAAGAAGGGGACGCTCTAGAGCAAGTGTCAGAGCATCGACAGCCGACACTGAGGAAAGAAATGCTACAGCTACTCCGTCGGTGAGCTCGAGGAAATCTATCCCGAGATCGCAATCGAGAAGATACCGCACGTCAGACACAGAGCCACAGGAGGATATGTTGGCAACACCTGTGGCAACTGACACCATGACACCACGGAAGTCCACTGCCAGAAAACCCAGACGCAGCGAAATGACACCATCTGTGAACCCCGAACCCCCGGTTTCTGCCATCAAACTCGAAccgaaggaggagagcgTTTTCACCGATGACAATCCCTTCCAAAGTGGATCGCCAGCACGTTGGGAATACAAGAGCCCAAGGCCGTCTAGTCATAGAtcggaaagaaaaagcagctCGCGGTTTTCGCTTGAATCGCCTGCCTTAAGTAGCGGTCTGCGGTCAAGGAAGTCCGTCACGCCAGCAGATCTGCACGATCAGCATGGTGCTACTCCATCGAAGCGGTCACCATTTGAGCTCCCCATCTCAAATATGAGAACTCCTCCACAGAATTTTGATCCAATCAAGTACGAGGAGGACAGCGACTTTAGTGCGGGCGAGGAATTTACCCCAGACGAGCAGTTGGCGCTCGAGAGGGAGCACGCCGACTTGATGTACAGTGCTCCAAGCCGGCGGCCACAGAAACAGGGAACTGCAAGCCGTGCAGCGCCTTGGGTTATCCTCGTCTTATTGTTCGCAAGTTTCGGTGCTTGGTGGCGtaaggagaagatcgagaTCGGTTTCTGCGGCATTGGCAAACCCACTTGGTCCTTGGCCGAAACCAGGGTCCCTGAATGGGCCAATGTTCTTGAACCTCAATGTGAACCATGCCCCCCGCACGCATTTTGCTATCCCAACTTTGAAGCTCGGTGTGAACACGACTTCCTTCTCAAGGCGCATCCGCTGTCTCTTGGAGGGTTGGTTCCGCTACCCCCGACCTGTGAGCCAGACAGCGAGAAAGCGCGTCGCGTGAAGGCTGTCGCTGATAAGGCTTTGGAAGCTTTGCGCGATCGTAGGGCGAAGTGGGAGTGTGGCGAGCTGGCgcaggatgaggaaggcaCCGTCGGTGCAGAAATCAGCGAATCCGATTTGAAGCAGGAAGTGGGGAGACAGCGCCGGAAAGGCATGAGTGACACAGAGTTTGATGACCTTTGGAAGGGAGCTCTGGGTGAGGTAattggaagggaggaggTTGTTACCAGAATGAAGCA ACCATCCTCtgtcctcaccctcacctcGACCTCCGTCAGCCGTCTCCCTCTCACATGCGCCTTCCGCCGCAACATCCGACTCTCTCTCGTCGCGTATCGATTCCCTCTTTCGGTTCTAGCTCTCTGCGCATTTGTAGTCCTTTATGCACGCTCAAGAGTCCGGGCTCGCCGTTCTGATATGGCTCGAGTCCCGGAATTAGTCGCTACGACACTCGACCGCCTGGCGACGCAGGCTGCCCTTCACGCTAGGGGTGCTGCTCGCGAGCCCTATATTCCCATTGGGCAATTGCGCGACGACGTACTCCGTTCAGAGCTGCGCGGAAGTCGGCGTGAAGCATTGTGGAAGCGAGTTCGCAGTGTAGTGGAGGGCAATGCGAACGTTCGCGCTTCAGTTCGTGAGGGCCGTGGTGGGGATGTTGCTCGCGTCTGGGAGTGGATTGGTGGGATTGGCAGTGTCCGGAGCGAGATTGAAGGTAGCACTGCAACAGGCCGTGAGAGCGGTAAGGTGCATTTCTCTCCACTCCCTGCTGAGCAGAGCCGTGACCAGCCCGTTGGAGAGGCCACGCTGGCGCAGAGCCCGGGAGAATCGCGCAAATGGGATGAGGGCAGGCCTATCTACTGA